The Ensifer adhaerens genome contains a region encoding:
- a CDS encoding metallophosphoesterase family protein: protein MDDLPKIAVIADAHFHDLEGDFEFPAIEIDGKRLAVRSWADTRESTRVFNESARALDEALSEVARRGIRHVVLLGDYTDDGQRQTTERLRIILDRHEREHDTRFYALPGNHDIYGPKGRHHTKQFLDRSDAGVLVTSDDEKAAPGVYATSRMYCEGYPIGLAPMAAFGYFRKPDYIHWETPFGASDRAEDRLYEVPSPDGCNTYALMDASYLVEPEPGLWLMMIDANVFEPRDGVFEEGEEAAFIDSTGAGWNALLRLKPFVIDWIADVTARAERLGKTLLAFSHYPVLDPFDGATGAEGVLFGETNIARRTPREAVAAALANAGLTLHFSGHLHVEGVTRRERSGRSIVNVAVPSLVAFPPAFKVIDPSVSKISIETVELASAAVDRRVFEAYGRETARTGEAPGPAFEVPDYGSFLRAHKRALVQHRYFPKEWPQDVVERISGLSVAEACELMAGAGAIEGVLEAISAHWPEDAARLARLEMLELITDWYCLRQAAVLALDRIAAPRRALYRALSARFGRAPEAGWDGSATGFLSIFFGAFDAFLDRAEAGHRRIDIKNTTCEEAAA, encoded by the coding sequence ATGGATGATCTGCCGAAGATCGCCGTCATTGCCGACGCCCATTTCCATGACCTCGAGGGCGATTTCGAATTTCCGGCGATCGAGATCGATGGAAAGCGGCTGGCCGTCAGAAGTTGGGCCGATACGCGCGAGTCCACCCGCGTCTTCAACGAGAGCGCCCGGGCACTGGACGAGGCGCTTTCGGAGGTCGCCCGGCGCGGCATCCGTCACGTCGTCCTGCTCGGCGACTACACCGATGATGGCCAGAGGCAGACGACCGAACGCCTGCGCATCATTCTGGACCGACATGAGCGCGAGCACGATACGCGCTTTTACGCGCTTCCCGGCAATCACGACATCTACGGCCCCAAGGGCCGCCACCACACGAAACAGTTCCTCGATCGGAGCGATGCCGGGGTCCTCGTCACGAGCGATGACGAAAAGGCCGCCCCCGGCGTCTACGCCACGTCGCGCATGTATTGCGAGGGATACCCGATTGGCCTCGCGCCGATGGCCGCGTTCGGCTACTTCAGGAAACCCGACTATATCCATTGGGAAACGCCGTTCGGCGCCTCGGACAGGGCTGAGGACCGCCTTTACGAAGTCCCGTCTCCGGATGGCTGCAACACCTATGCGCTGATGGACGCCTCCTACCTGGTCGAGCCCGAACCGGGCCTCTGGCTGATGATGATCGACGCCAATGTCTTTGAGCCGCGCGACGGCGTTTTCGAAGAAGGCGAGGAAGCCGCGTTCATTGATAGCACCGGAGCCGGCTGGAACGCGCTTCTTCGGCTGAAACCATTCGTCATTGACTGGATCGCGGATGTCACCGCGCGCGCGGAACGCCTCGGCAAGACCCTGCTTGCTTTCTCGCATTACCCGGTGCTCGATCCCTTCGACGGTGCGACGGGCGCTGAAGGTGTGCTTTTCGGCGAGACCAACATTGCCCGCAGGACGCCGCGCGAAGCGGTGGCAGCGGCGCTGGCCAATGCCGGGCTAACCCTCCATTTCAGCGGGCATCTGCATGTCGAAGGCGTCACCCGTCGTGAACGCAGCGGCCGCTCGATCGTGAATGTGGCCGTGCCTTCGCTCGTCGCCTTTCCACCGGCTTTCAAGGTGATCGACCCCTCCGTCTCGAAGATATCCATCGAGACCGTGGAACTGGCGTCGGCCGCCGTCGACCGGCGCGTTTTTGAAGCCTACGGACGGGAGACGGCTCGAACGGGCGAAGCACCGGGCCCGGCCTTCGAGGTGCCGGACTACGGATCGTTTCTGAGAGCACACAAACGCGCCCTCGTGCAGCATCGCTACTTCCCGAAGGAATGGCCGCAAGATGTCGTCGAGCGGATATCCGGGTTGTCGGTCGCTGAGGCTTGCGAACTCATGGCTGGCGCCGGCGCGATAGAAGGCGTGCTCGAAGCAATTTCGGCACATTGGCCCGAGGATGCCGCCCGACTGGCGCGCCTGGAGATGCTCGAACTGATTACCGACTGGTACTGTCTGCGTCAGGCCGCCGTGCTGGCGCTCGACAGGATTGCTGCGCCGCGGCGAGCGCTCTATCGCGCGCTCTCAGCGCGTTTCGGTCGTGCGCCGGAAGCAGGCTGGGATGGATCGGCAACGGGCTTCCTCTCGATCTTCTTCGGCGCCTTCGATGCCTTCCTCGACCGCGCCGAGGCCGGCCATCGACGGATCGACATCAAAAACACGACCTGCGAAGAGGCGGCTGCCTGA